The Malus sylvestris chromosome 12, drMalSylv7.2, whole genome shotgun sequence genome contains a region encoding:
- the LOC126592224 gene encoding probable LRR receptor-like serine/threonine-protein kinase At3g47570: MVNGSLEVWLHPRDNEESESKRLSLIQRLNIAIDVTSALDYLYHHSRASIVHCDMKPSNVLLDEDMVAHVGDFSLARFLFEASDNPSQSQTMSARLKGSIGYIPPEYGMGGQVSTLGDVYSFGVLLLEMFTGKRPMDDMFRGHLSIHQFTAMAMSDHAMDLVDPSLLIIEREDADTTDDAACSMEES, translated from the exons ATGGTAAATGGAAGTCTAGAGGTGTGGCTGCATCCAAGAGATAATGAGGAATCTGAAAGTAAGAGGTTAAGCCTTATCCAAAGACTGAATATTGCAATTGATGTTACTTCTGCATTGGACTATCTCTACCACCATTCCAGAGCTTCAATTGTTCATTGTGATATGAAGCCAAGCAACGTTCTTCTTGATGAAGATATGGTAGCTCATGTTGGTGACTTTAGTTTAGCAAGGTTCTTGTTTGAAGCATCGGACAATCCCTCTCAAAGTCAAACCATGTCAGCTAGGTTAAAGGGTTCCATTGGCTACATTCCTCCAG AGTATGGCATGGGAGGCCAAGTCTCGACATTGGGAGATGTGTATAGCTTTGGAGTATTGCTGCTAGAAATGTTCACAGGGAAAAGACCTATGGACGACATGTTTAGAGGTCATCTAAGCATTCACCAATTCACAGCAATGGCAATGTCTGACCATGCCATGGACTTAGTTGACCCTTCATTATTGATCATTGAAAGAGAAGATGCAGATACTACTGATGATGCAGCTTGTTCCATGGAAGAATCT